The Impatiens glandulifera chromosome 8, dImpGla2.1, whole genome shotgun sequence genome includes a window with the following:
- the LOC124912571 gene encoding uncharacterized protein LOC124912571: MGGGMETNKNKFIEDWGSARENLELNFRWTRRNFAIIGIFGIAVPILVYKGIVRDFHMQDEDAGRPHRKFI; this comes from the exons atgggtGGAGGAATGGAAACCAACAAGAACAAGTTCATTGAGGATTGGGGTTCCGCAAGGGAGAATCTTGAGCTCAACTTCAGGTGGACTCGTCGGAATTTCGCCATCATTGGCATCTTCGGCATCGCCGTTCCCATCCTCGTCTATAAGGGCATCGTCAGAGATTTc CACATGCAAGATGAGGATGCAGGAAGACCTCACAGGAAGTTCATTTGA
- the LOC124913009 gene encoding DNA ligase 1-like: MAEKIDQASVGILEESHLQLETKTDKGWEIVEGSTKKESKYEGKEEIKDNKKDNEEDDQGEKKEKVDKKEKKKKKDEGEKEEEVKKEKKDKKKPKKDEGEAAEEEVKKEKKDKKKPKKDEGEKEEEEVKKEKKDKKKPKKDEGETEEEEVEKEKKDKKKAKNDDGETDEKVKNDKKDKKKKKDDDGETEKEVKKDKTEKKKKKDDGETKEEEEVKKDKTEKKNKKDDGETKEEEEVKKDKTEKKEKKKTKKNEEETEEEEEVKTDKSDKKEKKKKKDDGEVEEEVKKEKSDKKDKKKKKDDEGESKEKADAVTSREIKISDVKEEEEEEEKDNKGDKKRKAGADKKEKPKDLVKLKSKLEKIDTKISTLLEQKAEIAKLIKEAEENATTHLVTEKKKEEDVAN; the protein is encoded by the exons ATGGCTGAGAAAATTGATCAAGCTTCTGTTGGGATACTAGAAGAAAGTCATCTTCAACTAGAGACCAAGACTGATAAGgggtgggagattgttgagggTTCCACTAAGAAAGAGTCCAAATATGAAGGgaaagaagagataaaggaTAACAAGAAAGACAATGAGGAGGATGATCAAggagaaaagaaagagaaagtagacaaaaaggaaaagaagaagaagaaagatgaaggggagaaagaagaagaggtgaagaaagagaaaaaagataAGAAGAAGCCCAAGAAAGATGAAGGAGAGGCAGCAGAAGAAGAGGtgaaaaaggagaaaaaagacAAGAAGAAGCCCAAGAAAGATGAaggagagaaagaagaagaagaggtgaaaaaggagaaaaaagacAAGAAGAAGCCCAAAAAAGATGAAGGAGagacagaagaagaagaggtggagaaggagaaaaaagacaagaagaaggccaagaatgatgatggtgagaCAGATGAAAAGGTAAAGAATGATAAAAAAgacaagaaaaagaagaaagatgatgatggtgagACAGAGAAAGAAGTAAAGAAGGAtaaaacagaaaagaaaaagaagaaagatgatggAGAGACAAAGGAAGAAGAGGAAGTGAAGAAGGATAAAacagaaaagaagaataagaaaGATGATGGAGAgacaaaggaagaagaagaagtgaagaaGGACAAAACagagaaaaaggaaaagaagaagacaaagaaaaatgaagaagaaacagaggaagaagaagaagtgaagaCAGACAAATCggacaaaaaagaa aagaagaagaagaaagatgatggAGAGGTCGAGGAAGAAGTGAAGAAAGAAAAATCAGACAAAaaagataagaagaagaagaaagatgatgaaggAGAATCAAAAGAGAAAGCAGATGCTGTAACATCAAGGGAGATCAAAATAAGCGatgtaaaagaagaagaagaagaagaagagaaagacaACAAGGGAGATAAGAAAAGGAAAGCAGGTGCTGACAAGAAAGAAAAGCCCAAAGATCTTGTAAAGCTCAAGAGTAAACTAGAGAAGATCGACACAAAAATAAGCACTCTCCTTGAGCAGAAGGCAGAAATTGCAAAGCTGATAAAAGAAGCTGAGGAGAATGCAACAACTCATCTTGTAACTGAGAAGAAAAAGGAAGAAGATGTTGCCAACTAA
- the LOC124913010 gene encoding universal stress protein in QAH/OAS sulfhydrylase 3'region-like has product MATNIISDHPLAGAGSSSGGEKKGLKVLIAIDESGESFYALQWALDHLFPSLPGIGATVVESRREVGMLTIMNVIEPFHQYILPAGPAGYSSNLESVRKAREESAGVLLAQALRLCKDKMVKVETLIVEGDPKDKICEAGDEMHADLLVLGSRGLGKIKRAFMGSVSDYCVHHAKCPVLIVRPQPHAK; this is encoded by the exons ATGGCCACTAATATTATAAGTGATCATCCATTAGCCGGCGCCGGTAGTTCTTCAGGTGGCGAGAAGAAGGGTTTGAAGGTTCTTATCGCCATTGACGAAAGCGGTGAAAGCTTCTACGCCCTCCAATGGGCTCTCGATCACCTCTTCCCTTCCCTGCCCGGTATTGGCGCCACCGTCGTGGAATCTAGGCGTGAAGTTGGGATGCTGACTATCATGAATGTCATAGAGCCTTTCCATCAATACATCCTCCCCGCCGGACCTGCTGGTTA TAGTTCAAATTTGGAATCTGTAAGGAAGGCGCGAGAAGAGAGTGCAGGAGTTTTACTTGCTCAGGCGCTTCGATTGTGCAAGGATAAGATG GTTAAGGTGGAAACTTTGATTGTGGAAGGTGAtccaaaggacaagatatgtgAGGCTGGAGATGAAATGCATGCAGATCTGCTTGTTCTTGGCAGCCGTGGACTTGGAAAGATCAAAAG GGCATTCATGGGAAGTGTGAGTGATTATTGTGTTCATCATGCAAAGTGCCCCGTTCTCATTGTTAGACCACAGCCACATGCCAAATAG
- the LOC124911498 gene encoding pentatricopeptide repeat-containing protein At1g80270, mitochondrial-like yields the protein MFYSHVRATDSSNEEDDIEDGFSELEPTVVTLDGTSEDGNKDELVSEPELSEEDEHYDVEEQSNETRRGTDKGYPNRKSSLMLLKSVTDSSSVENALDKWIEGGNEVHKTDIYFLMVNLRKRRMYGKALQLSEWLESNKKVDFVERDYASRLDLISKTQGLQNGESYIGKIPESFRGEVVYRTLLANCAMTTNVKKAEEVFNKMMELGFPVTAFACNQLLLLHKRSDKNKIADVLQLMEKENVKPTLFTYHILIDAKGQAKDIQAIDQIFETMKEEGTEPDNKTLALIAKYYVLAGFKEKAKAFMKEIEGKNTKDLQKSAGALLSLYSGLGEEEEVRRIWKACEATANSQECLSAIEAFGKLNKVEEAEAVFNGMQKRWKFKKNPCLKQYTMLLKVYVDHKMLTKGKDLVKQMVESGLRIGPWTWDVLVNLYVVSGEVEKADSILTKAAMQNQMKPLFQSYMTIMEEYSKRGDVHNTEKMFYRMRQAGYVSRVRQFVTLVRAYAIAKVPAYGIKERIKADNIVLSKGLAAQLVQVDAFKRNPVSDLLD from the exons ATGTTTTATTCACATGTTAGGGCAACAGACAGTAgtaatgaagaagatgatattGAAGATGGCTTCTCGGAGCTTGAACCTACAGTGGTAACCTTAGATGGTACTAGTGAGGATGGAAATAAAGATGAATTGGTTTCTGAACCAGAGTTGTCTGAGGAAGATGAACATTATGATGTTGAAGAACAATCAAATGAGACCCGTAGAGGAACTGATAAAGGATATCCTAACAGGAAGAGTTCTTTAATGTTGCTCAAATCTGTTACTGATTCTTCGTCTGTTGAAAATGCTTTAGATAAATGGATTGAAGGCGGAAATGAGGTGCATAAGACAGATATATACTTCCTTATGGTAAACCTTCGAAAGCGACGAATGTATGGGAAGGCCTTGCAG CTCTCAGAATGGCTAGAATCAAATAAGAAGGTTGATTTTGTTGAGAGAGATTATGCTTCTCGACTTGATCTAATTTCCAAGACGCAAGGCCTCCAGAATGGCGAGAGCTACATTGGAAAGATTCCTGAATCTTTCAGAGGAGAAGTAGTTTACAGGACTTTGCTTGCTAATTGTGCCATGACAACAAACGTGAAGAAAGCTGAAGAAGTTTTCAACAAAATGATGGAACTCGGATTTCCAGTTACAGCCTTTGCTTGCAACCAGTTACTCCTACTACACAAAAGAAGTGACAAGAACAAGATAGCCGATGTGCTTCAACTAATGGAGAAAGAGAACGTCAAACCAACTCTATTTACTTACCATATATTGATAGACGCAAAAGGCCAGGCAAAAGATATACAGGCAATAGATCAGATTTTTGAAACTATGAAAGAAGAAGGAACTGAACCCGATAACAAAACACTAGCCCTGATCGCGAAATATTACGTCTTGGCAGGTTTTAAAGAGAAAGCAAAGGCGTTTATGAAGGAAATTGAAGGAAAAAACACTAAAGATCTTCAAAAGTCTGCAGGGGCGTTACTGTCTCTCTACTCGGGCCTTGGAGAAGAAGAGGAAGTTCGGAGAATCTGGAAAGCATGCGAAGCGACCGCTAATAGTCAAGAATGTCTTTCAGCTATAGAAGCTTTTGGGAAACTGAACAAAGTCGAAGAAGCGGAGGCTGTCTTTAACGGGATGCAAAAACGATGGAAATTCAAGAAAAACCCGTGTTTGAAACAATACACCATGCTTTTGAAAGTTTACGTTGATCACAAGATGTTGACAAAGGGTAAGGATCTGGTGAAGCAGATGGTTGAGAGCGGTTTAAGGATTGGTCCTTGGACTTGGGACGTTTTGGTAAATTTATACGTTGTTTCGGGTGAAGTGGAGAAAGCTGATTCCATATTGACTAAGGCTGCAATGCAGAACCAGATGAAACCGCTTTTTCAGTCGTATATGACTATTATGGAAGAATATTCGAAGAGAGGAGATGTTCATAATACAGAGAAAATGTTTTATAGGATGAGACAGGCAGGGTATGTTTCTCGTGTTCGACAGTTTGTAACGTTGGTGCGGGCTTATGCGATTGCTAAGGTTCCGGCCTATGGGATTAAAGAGAGGATTAAGGCAGATAATATCGTTTTGAGTAAGGGTTTGGCGGCTCAATTGGTTCAGGTTGATGCGTTTAAGAGGAATCCTGTTTCGGATTTGCTTGATTGA